From Humibacter ginsenosidimutans, a single genomic window includes:
- a CDS encoding TetR/AcrR family transcriptional regulator: METQTDARPGRRRSASELDEVLLDAAWRQLRNEGYAAFTIDSVARAVGTSRAVVYRRWPNRAALVLATVRAHAGTIVGHVPDTGSLEGDVLALLHEFANRMRRIGIDVAAGLFSELDEIPEQTTTVATDAFRQVVDQARGRGEIGDAPVPDMVLVMPGMFVRYSMLAERTAPSDEALARIAHELFLPLVRYHAAR, from the coding sequence GTGGAGACTCAGACGGATGCCCGCCCCGGGCGTCGGCGCAGCGCTTCCGAACTCGACGAGGTTCTGCTCGATGCCGCCTGGCGGCAGCTTCGGAACGAGGGTTACGCCGCCTTCACCATCGATTCCGTGGCTCGTGCTGTCGGCACGAGCCGCGCGGTGGTCTATCGCCGCTGGCCGAACAGGGCGGCGCTCGTGCTCGCGACAGTGCGCGCCCATGCCGGAACGATCGTCGGGCATGTGCCCGACACCGGAAGCCTCGAGGGCGATGTGCTCGCTCTCCTGCACGAGTTCGCGAATCGCATGCGGCGGATCGGCATCGACGTCGCGGCCGGCCTGTTCAGCGAGCTGGACGAGATCCCCGAACAGACGACGACGGTCGCGACCGACGCGTTCCGGCAGGTGGTGGATCAGGCTCGGGGTCGCGGTGAGATCGGCGACGCGCCCGTTCCCGACATGGTGCTCGTCATGCCCGGCATGTTCGTTCGGTACTCCATGCTGGCCGAGCGCACGGCCCCCTCCGACGAAGCGCTGGCACGCATCGCGCACGAGCTCTTCCTGCCCTTGGTGCGGTACCACGCCGCACGGTGA